In Cydia strobilella chromosome 8, ilCydStro3.1, whole genome shotgun sequence, one DNA window encodes the following:
- the LOC134743586 gene encoding uncharacterized protein LOC134743586 isoform X3, whose translation MIRSGVENGRGDGVYGTQLNGGSESVPLRPVRSTERNMFVIPRALSNGDSLEVSCTINNPNRFIANLLTGSPRPDNNNIACQIDSDFQRNEIAVRVIENGQQAIPESDQVKGQANGMMSGSSDVLLEFKFEGGYGRTTLEMYINRSFLDVLELKHDVEKITFLEMLGDVKVTGLNFKFA comes from the exons TGAATGGCGGCAGCGAGAGCGTTCCCCTGCGGCCGGTGCGATCGACAGAAAGAAACATGTTTGTGATACCGCGGGCGCTGAGCAACGGAGATTCTTTGGAGGTCTCTTGCACTATCAATAATCCAAACAG ATTCATTGCCAATTTGTTGACGGGATCACCAAGGccagataataataatatcgccTGTCAAATAGACAGTGATTTCCAGAGAAATGAAATCGCTGTCAGAGTCATAGAAAATGGTCAGCAAGCCATTCCAGAATCTGACCAGGTCAAAGGCCAAGCCAATGGTATGATGTCAG GTTCCTCAGATGTCTTATTAGAATTTAAATTTGAAGGGGGCTATGGAAGAACTACTTTGGAAATGTATATAAATCGATCATTTTTAGATGTCCTCGAATTGAAACATGATGttgaaaaaataacatttttggaAATGTTAGGAGATGTTAAGGTTACCGgactaaattttaaatttgcttAA